The sequence CAAAAGGCTTTCGGGCGGCGGGGCGGCGGCGGTGAAGAACTGCACCCGGCGGTCAAGTTCGCGTTTTTCCTCGGCCGGGGCGCTTTCAATGAGCGACATAACGATCGGCGCGCCGCACAGATGCGTGACTCCTTCTTCGGCGAGGGCCCGCCAGATCGGTTCGGACCGGACCTGCCGCAGGCAGACGTGGGTGCCGATGATGGCAGACAAAGTCCAGGGGAAGCACCAGCCGTTGCAATGAAACATCGGCAGGGTCCAGAGGTAAACGCTGTGCTTGTCCATCGAGGTTGTCAGCGCGTTCCCCTGTGCCAGAAGGTAAGCCCCGCGATGGTGTGAAACCACGCCCTTTGGGTCACCCGTGGTGCCGGAGGTGTAGTTGATCGAGATCGCGTCCCATTCATCCTCGGGCATGAGCCATGCAAAGTCCGGATCGCCCGATGCCACGAAACCCTCGTAATCCTCGGCCCCCTCCATGGCGCCGGGGCCGGTGTATTCGGGGTCATCGTATTGGACCACCAGCGGCGTGACTTTGGCCAGTGTCAAAGCCTCGGCCATCAGGGGGGCGAATTCACGGTCCACGATGACGATTTTCGCCATGGCGTGATCCAGTTGAAAGGCGATGATCGCCGCATCCAACCGGGTGTTGATCGAATGAAGGACCGCACCGCACATCGGTACGCCATAATGGCATTCCAGCATCGCGGGGGTGTTGGCCAGCATGGCCGAGACCGTATCGCCCCGCCCCATGCCGCGCCCCGCTAGGGCCGAGGCCAGTTGCCGCGAGCGGGCATAGAAATCCCTGTAGTTGCGGCGCAAATCCCCGTGGACCATGGCGGTGTGATCGGGAAAGACACTGGCCGCACGTTCCAGAAAGCTGAGCGGTGTCAGCGGTTGATAGTTCGCCGGGGTGCGGTCAAGGCCGGTGTTGTAGGGGTTTTCGGTCATGTCTTTTATCGGTCCTGCCACTGGGGCGCGCGTTTTTCGATGAAGGCACCGATGCCTTCCTCGGCATCATGGGCCAGCATGTTATCAACCATGACTTGGCTCGCATAGTCATAGGCCTCGGCCAAGGGCATTTCGCGTTGGGCGTAAAAGGCGCGCTTGCCGGTGGCCAGTGTCATGCTGGATTTCGAGGCGATCTTGCGGGCCATTTCCATGGTCGTCTCCGTCAACGCATCCTCGGCTACGGCATAGTTCACAAGGCCGATTTCAGCGGCGCGGGGCGCGGGGGTCATATCGCCTGTCAGCAGCATTTCCATGGCGTGCTTGTTGGAGGTATTGCGCGACAGCGCCACCATGGGGGTCGAGCAGAACAGCCCGATATGCACGCCTGGGGTGCTGAACTTGGCGCTTTCCGCAGCCACGGCCAGATCGCAGCTTGCCACCAATTGGCAGCCGGCGGCGGTGGCAATGCCGGTCACTTCGGCAATCACCGGCTTGGGGCAGTTGACGATCCCCTGCATCACGCCGGAACACTGCGCCATGACGCGCGTGAAATACGCGCGGCCCCGATCCCCGGCCTCGCGTCCGGCGGTCATTTCCTTGAGGTCGTGACCGGCGCAGAAGGCCGGGCCATTGGCGGCCAGCACGATCACCCGAACGTCCGGGTTTTCGCCCGCCTCGGCAATGGCCCCGCCCAGTTCGGTCATCATCGCCTCGGACAGGGCGTTGCGACGGCCCGCGTCGTTGAGGGTCAGCCGCAGGATGCCGTCATCTGAAAGATCACGCAGCAGAATATCGGTGTCGGTGGTCATGGCGGCTCCGTTTTGCGGGGGTTAGTTGACGTTGATTTCCACGCTGTCGGCCAGCGTGTTGGCGATGAAGCAATAGCGGTGCGCGCGGTGCTGCATCTCGTCCAGCTTGTCCTGCTCGACCGTGAACCCCGTGTCGAAGCGCACCACCGGGTTCAGGTCGATCCGCGTGACCGACATTTGCCCCTTGGGGTTCTTGCCCAAATGCGCCTCGGCATAGTCGTGGTAGCTGGCCACCGGCCAGCCCGCCTTGGCGCAAAGCGCCAAGAAGGTCATCATGTGGCAGCTTGACAGGGCCGCGGCGAGGGCCTGTTCGGGGTTGGTGTTGTCGGGGTCGCCGCCCCAATCAGGGGCGGAGTCCACTTGTACCTCGTAGGTGCTGTTGTACTGCACCATATGGGCGTTGGAATACTTGCCGGTTTCCAACGCCGGTTCGTCGCGGTGCCAGTGCAGTTCGACCGCGAGATCGGAAAGCATCGCGGCCTTCATGCGGTGGCCTGCGCGTCGATGGCGGCACCCGTGGCGGCAATCTGCTTGCGCGGGTCGAAGAAGGGTTTTTCCACGACGGTCGCGGTGGTCTCGCCGGTGTGGGTGAGGATCTCCAAATCGGTGCCCAGTTCGGCAGCCTCAACCGCCACCATGGCCAGCGCGATGTTTTTCTTCAGGCGCGGGGAGTAGACCGCCGAGGTCACCTTGCCCACGGTTTCGCCTTGGTGGTTGATGGTCCAGAAGGCGGTGTTGGGGCCGCTCATCGGCTCGCCATCAATGATCAGGCCCACCTGCTTGCGGGCGACGCCAATGTCGCGGATGCGTTGCAGGGCGAACTTGCCGATGAAATCGGCCTCCATGTCGAGGTTCACGAGGCGGTCGAAACCCAGCTCGAAGGGGTTGGTGCTGATGTCGGCATCGGCGTGGTACGACAGCATCCCACCTTCGATGCGGCGGATGGTCGAGGTGTGGCCGGGCTTGAGGCCCATGGGCATACCAACGGCCATGATCCGCTCCCACAGGGCATCGCCATAGGTGGAATCGCGCAGGTAGATTTCATAGCCCAACTCGCTGGACCAACCGGTGCGCGAGACAATCAGCGGGATACCGTCCAGCTCGGCCTCGATGAACCAGTAATAGCGCAGGTCCATGATTTCCTCGCCAAAGAGTTCCTGCATGATTTCACCCGATTTCGGGCCTTGCAGTTGCAGCGGCGAGACATCGGGCTCGGTGATGGTCACATCAAGGCCCGAGTGCACGGCCACGCCCTGCGCCCACAGCAGGATGTCGCTATCGGCCAGCGACAGCCAGAAGTGGTTTTCACCCAGCTTGAGCAGGATCGGATCGTTCAGGATACCGCCCTCGGCATTGGTGATCAGGACATATTTGCACTGACCCACCGCCATGGTGGACAGGTCGCGGGGGGTGAGCATCTGGGTGAACTTCGCGGCATCGGGGCCGGTGATTTCGACCTGACGCTCAACCGCCACGTCGCACAGGATCGCATCGTTCACGAGGTTCCAGAAGTTCTGTTCGGGGTCGCCGAAGTCGCGCGGGATATACATGTGGTTATACACCGAGAAACCCTGTGCACCCCAACGCACGGTGGCGTCGAAGTAAGGCGATTTGCGAATTTGAGTACCAAAGCCAAAGTCTTGCAGTTGCATGATGTTCTCCACCCTCATTTGCGCTTCGGGCCCGGCCCTAGGCGGCGTTGTCTCCTGCGGCGGATGTAATCGGTTTCATTTGAAATTCCGGCCTAAAAATCGGGGCTTACGCAGACCGTTCAGGCTTGGATTCAGGGCTTTAAGGACCGATTGGACCAAGTTGCCAAGTAGCGACACGCCGGTGTCGCAAACACTATCGGTTCCGCTCGGCCACCAGTTTGGCAAGGTTGGGCTGCTCGGCCTTGATCAGGCGGGTGGCGAAATAGGTCATGTAACGATCAATCGCCAGATCGGCCGAGAGCAGATCATCCATCAAGGCCTGAAAGGATGACAGGTTGGGGCAGACCACCGTCATGACGTAATCGATCCCGCCACCCGTGGCGACGCAATTGATGATCTCGTCGATCTGCTTGATGTAGGTCTCGAACCGGTCGAAATCGGCCTTGCGGTGATGGGTGAGCGATACCGTCACCACCACCCGTGTCGCATCGATCACCCGCTCAAGCGCTATATCGGCGTGATAGCCGCGGATATAGCCCGCCGCGCGCAGCCGGTTCAGGCGTGCCCAGCAGGGCGTGGCCGACAGGTTCACAAGCTCGGCCAGTTTGGTCTTGCTCAACTGTCCATGCTTTTGGACGGCACTGAGAATGCGAATATCCGTTGGATCGAGACCTTGTCGTTCTCGCATATCTTAACGCCTTTTTGACTGACCGATACGCGGGCCGCTTTGGAAAAGACGAGCTGCGCCGGTCCGTATGTTATGCAACCACGCCCCCCAAACTCTAGATGGTTTTGCGACATATTAAAGGGTGGCAGCGTCAACCGGGCTCAAGCCCCGATCTTTCCGGCGCAAGGGGCCGTGGCTGTGCCGCCCCTGTGAGCGGCCACGCTTTGCCCGTCAAGACAACAACGAGGTTTCGGTGGTTTGCTTGAGAAGGTCCTGAACCAAGGGGTTCGGAAACCGCCGCCGCAGCGTGATGGCGAAAAAGGTTTCCTTGATCCTTGGGTGTTCCTCGGCCTCCTTGAGGCGCCCTGACGTCAATTCGTCTTTCACGACGATCGGTGCGACAAGCGCAAGGCCGATGTCCTCTCGTGCCAAGAGGCGCATCATGGCCATGTCGTCCACCTCGGCGGCGACCTGTGGGCGGACGGACAGACGGCTGGCCATGGCGTCGAATGCCGTGCGTACGCTGCTGTCTGTCGTGGGCAGGATAAAGGGCTGATCAAGGAGCAGATCCCTGATCGGGCGGTTCGGATCAAGCCGTTCGGGGGTGCCCACGATG comes from Roseovarius bejariae and encodes:
- a CDS encoding acyl-CoA synthetase, with translation MTENPYNTGLDRTPANYQPLTPLSFLERAASVFPDHTAMVHGDLRRNYRDFYARSRQLASALAGRGMGRGDTVSAMLANTPAMLECHYGVPMCGAVLHSINTRLDAAIIAFQLDHAMAKIVIVDREFAPLMAEALTLAKVTPLVVQYDDPEYTGPGAMEGAEDYEGFVASGDPDFAWLMPEDEWDAISINYTSGTTGDPKGVVSHHRGAYLLAQGNALTTSMDKHSVYLWTLPMFHCNGWCFPWTLSAIIGTHVCLRQVRSEPIWRALAEEGVTHLCGAPIVMSLIESAPAEEKRELDRRVQFFTAAAPPPESLLASMDAAGFDVTHLYGLTETYGPAVVNEWHADWSALPAAEQARLKARQGVRYLPLEQLDVLDPDTMQPVPRDGETMGEVMFRGNVVMKGYFRNAEATQKALSGGWFHSGDLGVVHPDGYIQLKDRSKDIIISGGENISSIEVEEALYRHPSVAVAAVVAMPHEKWGETPCAFVELNVGQEVDEAGLRNWCREHLAHYKVPGRIIFETIPRTSTGKIQKFVLRERAVSSAT
- a CDS encoding enoyl-CoA hydratase, with translation MTTDTDILLRDLSDDGILRLTLNDAGRRNALSEAMMTELGGAIAEAGENPDVRVIVLAANGPAFCAGHDLKEMTAGREAGDRGRAYFTRVMAQCSGVMQGIVNCPKPVIAEVTGIATAAGCQLVASCDLAVAAESAKFSTPGVHIGLFCSTPMVALSRNTSNKHAMEMLLTGDMTPAPRAAEIGLVNYAVAEDALTETTMEMARKIASKSSMTLATGKRAFYAQREMPLAEAYDYASQVMVDNMLAHDAEEGIGAFIEKRAPQWQDR
- a CDS encoding OsmC family protein, which gives rise to MKAAMLSDLAVELHWHRDEPALETGKYSNAHMVQYNSTYEVQVDSAPDWGGDPDNTNPEQALAAALSSCHMMTFLALCAKAGWPVASYHDYAEAHLGKNPKGQMSVTRIDLNPVVRFDTGFTVEQDKLDEMQHRAHRYCFIANTLADSVEINVN
- a CDS encoding glycine cleavage T C-terminal barrel domain-containing protein, yielding MQLQDFGFGTQIRKSPYFDATVRWGAQGFSVYNHMYIPRDFGDPEQNFWNLVNDAILCDVAVERQVEITGPDAAKFTQMLTPRDLSTMAVGQCKYVLITNAEGGILNDPILLKLGENHFWLSLADSDILLWAQGVAVHSGLDVTITEPDVSPLQLQGPKSGEIMQELFGEEIMDLRYYWFIEAELDGIPLIVSRTGWSSELGYEIYLRDSTYGDALWERIMAVGMPMGLKPGHTSTIRRIEGGMLSYHADADISTNPFELGFDRLVNLDMEADFIGKFALQRIRDIGVARKQVGLIIDGEPMSGPNTAFWTINHQGETVGKVTSAVYSPRLKKNIALAMVAVEAAELGTDLEILTHTGETTATVVEKPFFDPRKQIAATGAAIDAQATA
- a CDS encoding Lrp/AsnC family transcriptional regulator, translating into MRERQGLDPTDIRILSAVQKHGQLSKTKLAELVNLSATPCWARLNRLRAAGYIRGYHADIALERVIDATRVVVTVSLTHHRKADFDRFETYIKQIDEIINCVATGGGIDYVMTVVCPNLSSFQALMDDLLSADLAIDRYMTYFATRLIKAEQPNLAKLVAERNR